The Tolypothrix sp. PCC 7712 region GATTTCACGAAAGAACAGATATTTTGCAAATGCTAACTCCACCTTGGCAACCAGTGCAAGTAGTTCGCCGTGAAGGGGGGTTGGAGATAGGCGCTATCACAGAATTTCGTCTTTTTCTTGGGCCTGTTCCTTTAACTTGGTTAGCACGTCATACTCAATGCGAAAAAAACCGGCTATTTGTTGATGAACAAATTTCTGGGCCTTTTGAAAGTTGGGTACACAGGCATGAATTTGAACTTGAAAATGGTAAGACTAGATTGACTGATGCCATTTCTTTTTCTTTGCCTGGAGGTCAAACATTAGAATTGTTTAGTGGTTGGTTAGTCCAAGGACAATTAGAAGCGATGTTCCGCTATCGTCATTATATAACAAAAAGAGAGTGCGAAAATTCATCTAATATCATGTCCAGTTGAACAATTATCGTATCTGTGAAGGTTGGTAATGGGTAATGGGTAATGGGTAATGGGTAATGGGAAAGAAAAATACAGTTTAACAATTATCAATGACCAACAAGACCAACCATATCGCAAGTAATTAGCCGGACTTGATATAACATTTATATTTGAGTCAATACAGTTCAGTTAAAAAATAAATTGACAACAAAAATAATAATTTTGGAGGGGGTTTGGGGGACGCAACCGTCCGAAGTTTTGTGGAAGGAAACCTTCCCCACAAACTTCACCCAATCGGGGGTTTGGGGGAGAATCCCCCAATTGAGCTAGCTGTTTCCACAAGTATCTTATCTGAACGGTATTGATATTTGAGTTGTGGCTTGTTGACAATAGCTATCATTTTTATGAGCGTAGGGTAGACACTATTGGATCTTGGGTTCAAACCCTAACGATCGCAAGTGCCCACCCTACAAAAATTCCTGATATTGAGGAATCGGTGTTTTAGAAGGTGAAAGTGGTTCTCAAAGTACCAATGATGGCATTATCGCTATTAGCAACTTGACCAGGACTGGTTAACCAAATTAACCCAGGGGTAATGGAGATATTATCGCTGACACGATATTTATAGAAACCTTCAATATGATAAGGGCGATCGCCTCCAAGACGACCTAAGTAGGGTTGAGCACCCGCAAAAATTCCTAAAACGTTGCCTTGTCTGCCGAAATCTGGTAAAGCTACACCAAGACCATAGCTCCAAACTTCATCATTGTTGTTGCCTACGACGCTGCTAATATCGCTGTAAAGCACAAAGCCACTAATCGAGAGTTTGTTACTAGGTTTGAAAGCGGCTTCAAAACCATAGGAATTACTGTTATATGGGTTACCACCACCAACTAAATTGGCCTGTGCAGTACCCACTACACCAACATTTCCGGCTCCGCCTAGGTCAAATAAAGCAGTTCCAGCATTATGATAACCGTGGACGTAGGTAGCAGCAAAAGACAGGCGATCGCCTACGTTTAAGTTCAATTGCGCTAGAGCTGCATAGTTACCTTCAAATAAACCAGCGCGTGCTCCTGGGTTGTTTCCTTGGGATGCCAAATAACCTACA contains the following coding sequences:
- a CDS encoding SRPBCC family protein, giving the protein MLQFKHSSVINAPPEVVWRFHERTDILQMLTPPWQPVQVVRREGGLEIGAITEFRLFLGPVPLTWLARHTQCEKNRLFVDEQISGPFESWVHRHEFELENGKTRLTDAISFSLPGGQTLELFSGWLVQGQLEAMFRYRHYITKRECENSSNIMSS